In Atribacterota bacterium, the genomic window GAAGGTTTTGGGATAATCGGCAAGGGCTTGGGACAGAGAGTACCCCCGTTCAATTTTGTTGGCGATTTCTTCGATGGTAACAACAAAGTTGAGGTTGCTGAGTTGTTTGGCAATACTCCGCAGGGCTGAAAGGAGGGGAACACCAGCTTCAAGCATGGTGGCAATGCCTCGGGCAAAGTTCGCAAGGTCCTGGAGCCTGACCCGCCCCATCCTGAGGCTGGAGAAAAGGGTGGTTTCTTTACGGGAAAGAGGAAGAGGCAAGCTTTCCTCAGAAAGGGCGGTAACGAAGAATCCCCTTTCTCTGAGGTGGCTTGCAGCCTCTTTGATATTCTGGGCTTCAATGGTTCCCTCACTGGGTTTACCCTGACGATCGCGGGCTTTATAGGCATAAACCGGCATCAGAATCGATTCCTCCAGGTGGCAAACTCTTTGGGATCGATAGCCCGGTTATAGGCTTCATCCCAGCTGATAAGACCCCGCTTATAGAGTTCAAAAAGGGCCCGGTCCATAGTGATCATCCCTTCAGCGAGAGAAGTCTGCATGACACTGTAAATCTGGTACGTTTTGCCTTCCCGGATGAGATTACGGATGGCATTGTTGGCAATCATGACTTCAATGGCTGGAATGCGCCCTTGGCCAGCGGCCAAGGGCAGTAGCTGCTGTGCAACAATTCCCTGAATGGCGCCGGCGAGCTGAATCCGGATCTGAGTTTGTTGATGAGGTGGGAATACATCCACGATACGGTCGATGGTTTGTGGAGCGTTATTGGTATGAAGGGTAGCCATGACTAGGTGCCCGGTTTCAGCGGCAGTAAGAGCAATGGCAATGGTTTCGAGGTTACGCATCTCACCAACCAGAATCACATCGGGATCCTCCCGCAGAGCATGTACCAGGGCGCTTTCAAAGGAGGGGGTATCGGCTCCCACCTCCCGCTGGTTGATGATACTCTTCTTATGAGTGTGGAGATACTCGATGGGGTCTTCAATGGTAATGATATGGCAGGAACGGTTTTCATTGACATAATCAATCATGGAAGCAAGAGTAGTTGATTTCCCGCTCCCGGTTGGACCGGTAACAAGGATTAACCCCCGGGGCAGGAGAGCCATTTTTTGAAGGATTTCCTTGGGAAGATGGAGTTCCTCCATGGAAGGAATAACATAGCTCAACGCCCGGATGGCAATGCCGATTGAACCCCGCTGAAAATAGGTATTCACTCGAAACCGACCAATGTTCGGAATCCCCAGCGAAAAGTCGGCCTCTTTTTCTTTAAGGAATTTCTGCCAGCGTTCTTCCCCAAGAAGCACTTGAGTAAGGTTTTCCGTATCTTTTGGTCGAAGGGGTTGATACTCCTTAGCGAAGGAGAGCTGACCATGAATCCGAAAAACGGGTGGAACTCCAACTGTGAGGTGAAGGTCAGAAGCCTTTTTCTCAAATACTTTCTGGAGTAATTCTTGAATATTGAACTCCATTCTTCTTCTTCCTTAGATATCTGTGGTAACTCGATACATTTCTTCCAGGGTAGTCACACCCTGAAGGACCTTTTGTACCGCGTTTTCTCGCAAGGTTTTCATTCCTTTATTCCGGGCAAGTTCCATGAGGTCTTTCTCAATAGCATTACGGAGGATTAACTGCCGAAAGTCGTCATCGATAATAAAAATTTCGGTGACCGCCGTCCGACCTTTGTAACCGGTGTTATTGCAGAGATTACAGCCTTTGCCACGGTAAAGGACCAAACGTTCTTCCTTTCCTCCGGTAAGTTCTTCAGCAACACTTCCTTTGACTTCAAACCCCACCTTGCAGGCCTGACATATTCGTCGCACCAGGCGCTGGGCAATAACCCCGATCACCGAAGAAGCAATGAGGTATGAAGCCACTCCCATTTCCTGCAGGCGTACCACAGCTCCAGCAGCAGTGTTCGTGTGCAGGGTGGAAAAAACAAGATGTCCGGTGAGAGCAGCGTGAATGGCAATTTCAGCCGTTTCACGGTCTCGAATTTCCCCCACCATGATGACATCGGGATCTTGGCGCATAATGGCTCTCAACGTATTGGCAAAGGTGAGTCCAATCTTGGGTTTAACCTGGACCTGGTTAATGCCTGCAAGCCTGTACTCCACCGGGTCTTCAATGGTTATGATATTAAGGTCGGGTTTATTGATGTAGTTGAGAGCTGAATAGAGGGTGGTGGTTTTTCCGCTTCCTGTAGGACCGGTGAGGAGGATCATCCCATAGGGGTGCTGAATAAGACGGTAGATTTTGGTGAGGTCTTCCGGATCAAAACCCAAGTGATCAAGATCAAGAAGAATAGCTGATTTATCAAGGATACGCATAACAATTTTTTCACCAAAGATAGTGGGAAGTGACGCAACCCGGAAGTCGATGTTGCGACCATCCATGGTCACCTGAAAACGTCCATCTTGAGGAAGACGCCTTTCGGCGATGTTCATCCGGGATAGGATTTTGATTCGGGATACCAGAGCCGGATGGACCTTAATAGAAGTAGAAGTCACATCTCGGAGGATGCCGTCAATGCGAAATCGAATCCGGACCTGCTCTTCCTGGGGTTCGATGTGAATGTCGCTGGCACCAGAACGGATGGCTTGGAGAATAACCATGTTAACTACCCGCACGATAGGGGCTTCTTCACCCAGGGCTTTAAGCTGGTCGATTTTGATTTCTTCCTCCTCAGAAGGGATAAAGAGTCCCTCCTTGACTTCTGCTTCCTTAAAGAGGTCGTCTACCGATTCAACTACCCCATAGTAGGCATTGAGAATCCGTTCAATTTCCTGGGGAGGAGCGATAGCCGGTTTTACTTCTTTTTTGGTCATGAGGCGAACCCGGTCGATGGTCATGATGTCCACGGGGTTCACCATAGCGAGAATAATCGCCCCATTTTCCTCAGCTACAGGAACCACCTGATGCTGACGGCAGAATTTTTCCGGAAGCCTGGTGACCACCTTAGGGTCAATGACGTACTTATCAAGTTCGATATAGAGTGTTCCCAGTTGTTTTGCCAGGGCCTCGTAGACTTCCCTCTCTTGTATAGCGTACATCTTCTGAAGGACTTCTCCCAATCTTTCGCCGGTCCGTTCCTGAATCTCCAGAGCTTCCTTGAGTTTATCTGGGGTGATTTTCCCTTGCTGGATCAAAATCTCCCCTAATTTTTGACCGTTAATTTTTTTGTCCCTCCTCAAGAACCTTTTTCATGACTTTTACGGGAGCAGCATGATTGGTAAAAAG contains:
- a CDS encoding type II secretion system F family protein; amino-acid sequence: MPVYAYKARDRQGKPSEGTIEAQNIKEAASHLRERGFFVTALSEESLPLPLSRKETTLFSSLRMGRVRLQDLANFARGIATMLEAGVPLLSALRSIAKQLSNLNFVVTIEEIANKIERGYSLSQALADYPKTF
- a CDS encoding type IV pilus twitching motility protein PilT, with protein sequence MEFNIQELLQKVFEKKASDLHLTVGVPPVFRIHGQLSFAKEYQPLRPKDTENLTQVLLGEERWQKFLKEKEADFSLGIPNIGRFRVNTYFQRGSIGIAIRALSYVIPSMEELHLPKEILQKMALLPRGLILVTGPTGSGKSTTLASMIDYVNENRSCHIITIEDPIEYLHTHKKSIINQREVGADTPSFESALVHALREDPDVILVGEMRNLETIAIALTAAETGHLVMATLHTNNAPQTIDRIVDVFPPHQQTQIRIQLAGAIQGIVAQQLLPLAAGQGRIPAIEVMIANNAIRNLIREGKTYQIYSVMQTSLAEGMITMDRALFELYKRGLISWDEAYNRAIDPKEFATWRNRF
- the gspE gene encoding type II secretion system ATPase GspE, producing the protein MNGQKLGEILIQQGKITPDKLKEALEIQERTGERLGEVLQKMYAIQEREVYEALAKQLGTLYIELDKYVIDPKVVTRLPEKFCRQHQVVPVAEENGAIILAMVNPVDIMTIDRVRLMTKKEVKPAIAPPQEIERILNAYYGVVESVDDLFKEAEVKEGLFIPSEEEEIKIDQLKALGEEAPIVRVVNMVILQAIRSGASDIHIEPQEEQVRIRFRIDGILRDVTSTSIKVHPALVSRIKILSRMNIAERRLPQDGRFQVTMDGRNIDFRVASLPTIFGEKIVMRILDKSAILLDLDHLGFDPEDLTKIYRLIQHPYGMILLTGPTGSGKTTTLYSALNYINKPDLNIITIEDPVEYRLAGINQVQVKPKIGLTFANTLRAIMRQDPDVIMVGEIRDRETAEIAIHAALTGHLVFSTLHTNTAAGAVVRLQEMGVASYLIASSVIGVIAQRLVRRICQACKVGFEVKGSVAEELTGGKEERLVLYRGKGCNLCNNTGYKGRTAVTEIFIIDDDFRQLILRNAIEKDLMELARNKGMKTLRENAVQKVLQGVTTLEEMYRVTTDI